Proteins encoded together in one Deltaproteobacteria bacterium window:
- a CDS encoding tetratricopeptide repeat protein, with translation MGRELGVRYVVEGSVRKAANRVRVTAQLIEAATGGHLWAQTYDREMQDIFAVQDEVTQKIMFALKVMLTPEEQARFRRTSTRDLEAYDYFLRGMEQYLRFTKEANAQARQLFEKAISIDPKYAEAYASLAVVHWQAWIWQWNQDPQGVDWAVDSAQRAITLNDSLATAHALLGNFYLSKKQHDQAIAEGERAIRLDPNDAESYAWLGQILNYAGRPAETIGLLEKAMRLNPHYPEYYPSILGFAYRLIGQYEEAVAAQKSALSRNPDFLSAHTVLAVLYSELGREAEARAEVAEMLRISPQFSLKVYGQRVPFKNPADLERYLAALHKAGLK, from the coding sequence GTGGGTCGTGAGCTGGGGGTACGCTATGTCGTAGAAGGGAGTGTCCGCAAAGCGGCCAACCGAGTGCGTGTCACGGCGCAGTTAATCGAGGCCGCCACTGGAGGACATTTATGGGCGCAGACCTATGATCGGGAGATGCAGGACATTTTTGCCGTGCAAGATGAAGTGACGCAAAAGATCATGTTCGCCCTCAAGGTCATGCTCACGCCAGAAGAACAAGCACGTTTTCGGCGGACTTCCACACGCGATTTGGAAGCTTATGACTACTTCTTGCGGGGGATGGAGCAATATTTGCGCTTCACAAAAGAGGCCAACGCCCAAGCGAGACAACTGTTTGAGAAGGCTATTTCGATAGACCCCAAGTATGCGGAGGCATACGCTTCACTAGCCGTTGTCCATTGGCAAGCTTGGATCTGGCAATGGAACCAGGACCCCCAGGGTGTTGATTGGGCCGTTGACTCAGCGCAAAGAGCTATCACCCTGAATGATTCCTTGGCCACAGCTCATGCCCTGTTGGGGAATTTCTATCTCTCTAAGAAACAGCACGACCAGGCTATTGCTGAAGGAGAACGAGCAATCCGCCTCGATCCGAATGATGCAGAAAGTTACGCGTGGTTGGGACAAATTCTCAATTATGCAGGGAGGCCAGCGGAAACGATTGGGTTGCTAGAAAAGGCGATGCGCCTCAATCCTCATTATCCTGAGTATTACCCCTCGATCTTAGGCTTTGCCTATCGATTGATTGGGCAGTACGAGGAAGCGGTTGCAGCTCAGAAGAGCGCGCTCTCTCGCAACCCTGACTTCTTGTCTGCCCACACAGTGCTGGCCGTTCTGTATAGTGAGTTAGGGCGAGAGGCAGAGGCCCGGGCTGAAGTGGCAGAGATGCTGAGGATCAGTCCTCAGTTCTCCCTGAAGGTGTATGGGCAGAGAGTGCCTTTCAAAAACCCAGCAGACCTCGAGCGATATCTTGCTGCCCTGCATAAGGCGGGGTTGAAGTGA
- a CDS encoding DUF433 domain-containing protein, which translates to MTIAWQDYIESTPTVLRGKPRIKGTRIPVSLLLGYLAAGYNPDQILVEFPDLRPEHIAACLDYARELANFEAAV; encoded by the coding sequence ATGACTATCGCCTGGCAAGACTATATCGAGAGCACCCCAACGGTACTACGGGGCAAACCGCGGATTAAAGGCACCCGGATTCCAGTGAGCCTGCTCCTTGGTTACCTGGCTGCTGGATACAATCCAGACCAAATCCTCGTGGAGTTTCCCGACCTGCGGCCCGAGCACATTGCCGCCTGCTTGGATTATGCACGGGAGTTAGCGAACTTTGAGGCAGCCGTCTGA
- a CDS encoding type II toxin-antitoxin system HicA family toxin, with amino-acid sequence MTGNEFIRKVKKLGKERGVAVQFVVRRGKGSHGTLFYGAQFTIVPTPKNELKTGTLHAMLTQLGLKSEEL; translated from the coding sequence ATGACAGGCAATGAGTTCATTCGTAAAGTGAAGAAGCTAGGGAAGGAAAGAGGTGTAGCCGTGCAATTTGTGGTCCGACGCGGCAAAGGGAGTCACGGCACCCTATTTTATGGGGCGCAGTTTACCATCGTCCCGACTCCCAAGAATGAACTCAAGACCGGCACGTTGCACGCGATGCTCACGCAACTCGGATTGAAGAGCGAAGAGCTGTAG